In the genome of Neofelis nebulosa isolate mNeoNeb1 chromosome 6, mNeoNeb1.pri, whole genome shotgun sequence, one region contains:
- the CNPY3 gene encoding protein canopy homolog 3 isoform X1, with amino-acid sequence MEPFPEPAPRPGPRCLLLLSLLLLLLLLLPLPAPELGPSQVQAEETDWVRLPSKCEVCKYVAVELKSAFEETGKTKEVIDTGYGILDRKASGVKYTKSISEPPDQMTYLPSSSDFPLPLSCCCLCRDLRLIEVTETICKRLLDYSLHKERTGSNRFAKGMSETFETLHNLVHKGVKVVMDIPYELWNETSAEVADLKKQCDVLVEEFEEVIEDWYRNHQEEDLTQFLCANHVLKGKDTSCLAEQWSGKKGDTAALGGKKSKKKSGKVKASGSSSKQRKELGGLEEDPSPDEDEGIQKASPLTHSPPDEL; translated from the exons ATGGAGCCGTTCCCTGAGCCTGCGCCCCGGCCCGGACCCCGCTgtcttctgcttctctccctgctactgttgctgctgctgctactgccaCTGCCGGCCCCGGAGCTGGGCCCGAGCCAGGTGCAAGCCGAGGAGACCGACTGGGTTCGACTCCCCAGCAAATGCGAag TGTGTAAATACGTTGCGGTGGAGCTGAAATCAGCTTTTGAGGAAACTGGCAAGACCAAGGAGGTGATCGACACAGGCTATGGCATCCTGGATCGGAAGGCTTCCGGAGTCAAATACACCAAGTC CATTTCAGAGCCCCCAGACCAGATGACCTAtcttccttccagctctgacttCCCTTTG CCCCTCTCGTGCTGCTGTCTCTGCAGGGACTTACGGTTAATCGAAGTCACTGAGACCATTTGCAAGAGGCTCCTGGACTATAGCCTGCACAAGGAGAGGACCGGCAGCAACCGATTTGCCAAG GGCATGTCTGAGACCTTTGAGACACTGCACAACCTGGTCCACAAAGGGGTCAAGGTGGTGATGGATATCCCTTATGAGCTGTGGAATGAGACCTCTGCAGAGGTGGCTGACCTTAAGAAGCAG TGCGACGTGTTGGtggaagagtttgaggaggtgATCGAGGACTGGTACAGGAACCACCAGGAGGAAGACCTGACtcagttcctctgtgccaaccaCGTGCTGAAGGGCAAGGACACCA GTTGCCTCGCAGAGCAGTGGTCCGGCAAGAAGGGGGACACAGCCGCCCTGGGAGGGAAGAAGTCTAAAAAGAAGAGCGGTAAGGTCAAGGCCTCGGGCAGCAGCAGCAAACAGAGGAAGGAGCTAGGTGGCCTTGAAGAAGACCCCAGCCCCGACGAGGATGAGGGCATCCAGAAGGCATCCCCCCTCACACACAGCCCCCCGGATGAGCTTTGA
- the CNPY3 gene encoding protein canopy homolog 3 isoform X2, translated as MEPFPEPAPRPGPRCLLLLSLLLLLLLLLPLPAPELGPSQVQAEETDWVRLPSKCEVCKYVAVELKSAFEETGKTKEVIDTGYGILDRKASGVKYTKSDLRLIEVTETICKRLLDYSLHKERTGSNRFAKGMSETFETLHNLVHKGVKVVMDIPYELWNETSAEVADLKKQCDVLVEEFEEVIEDWYRNHQEEDLTQFLCANHVLKGKDTSCLAEQWSGKKGDTAALGGKKSKKKSGKVKASGSSSKQRKELGGLEEDPSPDEDEGIQKASPLTHSPPDEL; from the exons ATGGAGCCGTTCCCTGAGCCTGCGCCCCGGCCCGGACCCCGCTgtcttctgcttctctccctgctactgttgctgctgctgctactgccaCTGCCGGCCCCGGAGCTGGGCCCGAGCCAGGTGCAAGCCGAGGAGACCGACTGGGTTCGACTCCCCAGCAAATGCGAag TGTGTAAATACGTTGCGGTGGAGCTGAAATCAGCTTTTGAGGAAACTGGCAAGACCAAGGAGGTGATCGACACAGGCTATGGCATCCTGGATCGGAAGGCTTCCGGAGTCAAATACACCAAGTC GGACTTACGGTTAATCGAAGTCACTGAGACCATTTGCAAGAGGCTCCTGGACTATAGCCTGCACAAGGAGAGGACCGGCAGCAACCGATTTGCCAAG GGCATGTCTGAGACCTTTGAGACACTGCACAACCTGGTCCACAAAGGGGTCAAGGTGGTGATGGATATCCCTTATGAGCTGTGGAATGAGACCTCTGCAGAGGTGGCTGACCTTAAGAAGCAG TGCGACGTGTTGGtggaagagtttgaggaggtgATCGAGGACTGGTACAGGAACCACCAGGAGGAAGACCTGACtcagttcctctgtgccaaccaCGTGCTGAAGGGCAAGGACACCA GTTGCCTCGCAGAGCAGTGGTCCGGCAAGAAGGGGGACACAGCCGCCCTGGGAGGGAAGAAGTCTAAAAAGAAGAGCGGTAAGGTCAAGGCCTCGGGCAGCAGCAGCAAACAGAGGAAGGAGCTAGGTGGCCTTGAAGAAGACCCCAGCCCCGACGAGGATGAGGGCATCCAGAAGGCATCCCCCCTCACACACAGCCCCCCGGATGAGCTTTGA
- the CNPY3 gene encoding protein canopy homolog 3 isoform X3, whose amino-acid sequence MTYLPSSSDFPLPLSCCCLCRDLRLIEVTETICKRLLDYSLHKERTGSNRFAKGMSETFETLHNLVHKGVKVVMDIPYELWNETSAEVADLKKQCDVLVEEFEEVIEDWYRNHQEEDLTQFLCANHVLKGKDTSCLAEQWSGKKGDTAALGGKKSKKKSGKVKASGSSSKQRKELGGLEEDPSPDEDEGIQKASPLTHSPPDEL is encoded by the exons ATGACCTAtcttccttccagctctgacttCCCTTTG CCCCTCTCGTGCTGCTGTCTCTGCAGGGACTTACGGTTAATCGAAGTCACTGAGACCATTTGCAAGAGGCTCCTGGACTATAGCCTGCACAAGGAGAGGACCGGCAGCAACCGATTTGCCAAG GGCATGTCTGAGACCTTTGAGACACTGCACAACCTGGTCCACAAAGGGGTCAAGGTGGTGATGGATATCCCTTATGAGCTGTGGAATGAGACCTCTGCAGAGGTGGCTGACCTTAAGAAGCAG TGCGACGTGTTGGtggaagagtttgaggaggtgATCGAGGACTGGTACAGGAACCACCAGGAGGAAGACCTGACtcagttcctctgtgccaaccaCGTGCTGAAGGGCAAGGACACCA GTTGCCTCGCAGAGCAGTGGTCCGGCAAGAAGGGGGACACAGCCGCCCTGGGAGGGAAGAAGTCTAAAAAGAAGAGCGGTAAGGTCAAGGCCTCGGGCAGCAGCAGCAAACAGAGGAAGGAGCTAGGTGGCCTTGAAGAAGACCCCAGCCCCGACGAGGATGAGGGCATCCAGAAGGCATCCCCCCTCACACACAGCCCCCCGGATGAGCTTTGA